A single Cryptococcus deuterogattii R265 chromosome 2, complete sequence DNA region contains:
- a CDS encoding amine oxidase — MPPPTTDDGYHWTRATGMQQGVLRCKGVVDPPSRIDNSFLEYDVVVIGAGYAGLIAARELVQRGHSVALLEARDRVGGRTWTAEIDGYMYEMGGTWVTHWMGYLQKEMERYGMEDDLITTRIKGAGDDFYTLNVPGAKPRKMSHAEAGALAARAWDIFVNVDGNAGRTVCPLPHAPFNNVKTTKADVEAVDRLSAVDRLEQIGHLLTNEERGVLEALLLHISGGTLETTATWDLVHANALQGHTSVNFEEVWTTYKLREGQSGLARAMFDEACIAGLDYAFQTPVDTIRDLQNFVEIHTTTGNIFRATRVISTIPLNVLHTIKFDPPVSPTRAEAFRLGHVNHMSKIHAEVKGDIASWYGLTYPAKLMFGYSDGLYPNGNTHIVTFGADETDNFVPEKDPEQVIEAMNKIRPMDVQRLVFHNWNTDPWSMAGPAWYRPGFATKYQEELQSRHGNVFFASADWARGWRAAIDGALEQGFCNAQSVSRELQGRHWKRGYFLPQGDSVSDLIPAVGAMKAAVNGLSNGVNGFHI; from the exons ATGCCTCCCCCAACTACTGACGATGGTTACCACTGGACCCGTGCTACTGGTATGCAGCAAGGTGTGCTGCGCTGCAAAGGAGTTGTGGACCCTCCAAGCCGGATCGACAATAGTTTCCTTGAATATGATGTTGTGGTCATTGGCGCTGGCTATGCCGGTCTGATCGCCGCTAGAGAGCTTGTCCAGCGTG GACATTCCGTTGCCCTTCTCGAAGCTCGAGATCGAGTAGGTGGACGGACCTGGACCGCCGAAATTGATG GGTATATGTATGAGATGGGTGGCACATGGGTCACACACTGGATGGGCTACctgcaaaaagaaatggagCGATATGGCATGGAGGATGATCTCATTACTACAAGGATTAAAGGGGCCGGAGACGACTTCTACACTTTGAATGTACCAG GTGCTAAGCCCCGCAAAATGTCTCATGCCGAAGCAGGCGCCCTCGCAGCTCGTGCCTGGGATATTTTCGTCAACGTGGATGGCAATGCCGGGCGCACCGTCTGTCCCCTCCCCCACGCTCCCTTCAACAACGTCAAAACAACCAAAGCCGATGTTGAGGCTGTCGATCGACTGTCAGCAGTCGACCGTTTGGAACAGATTGGGCATCTGCTCACCAATGAGGAACGGGGTGTCCTTGAGGCTTTGTTACTTCATATCTCCGGAGGCACTCTTGAGACTACAGCCACCTGGGATCTTGTTCACGCCAATGCTCTTCAAGGACATACTTCTGTCAACTTTGAAGAAGTATGGACCACTTACAAACTCCGTGAGGGTCAATCCGGTCTTGCAAGAGCTATGTTCGACGAAGCTTGTATTGCAGGTTTGGACTATGCTTTCCAGACCCCGGTTGACACCATTCGCGACTTACAAAACTTCGTCGAGATCCATACCACTACCGGAAACATCTTCCGGGCGACCCGAGTAATCTCAACCATCCCGCTCAATGTTCTCCACACTATCAAATTCGACCCTCCTGTGTCTCCCACACGTGCCGAAGCCTTCCGTCTTGGTCACGTCAACCATATGTCCAAAATTCATGCCGAAGTCAAGGGCGATATCGCTTCTTGGTACGGTCTGACATATCCTGCGAAATTGATGTTTGGATACAGCGATGGGCTTTACCCTAATGGGAATACTCACATTGTCACCTTTGGAGCGGATGAAACCGATAATTTCGTTCCCGAGAAGGATCCTGAGCAAGTAATTGAGGCTATGAACAAGATCCGTCCCATGGATGTCCAGCGTTTG GTTTTTCATAACTGGAATACCGACCCATGGTCCATGGCTGGCCCTGCGTGGTATCGACCTGGGTTTGCTACCAAGTATCAGGAAGAGCTTCAATCACGCCACGGGAACGTCTTTTTTGCATCCGCCGACTGGGCACGGGGCTGGCGAGCTGCGATAGACGGCGCTCTGGAACAGGGCTTCTGCAATGCACAAAGCGTTTCTAGAGAGCTTCAAGGAAGGCACTGGAAGCGGGGATATTTTTTGCCGCAAGGTGATTCTGTTAGTGACTTGATCCCTGCCGTTGGCGCGATGAAGGCCGCAGTGAATGGCCTCTCTAATGGTGTAAACGGTTTCCATATCTGA
- a CDS encoding RNP domain-containing protein (genome sequence mistake), with translation MEDDREMRGDEPMAPEAGDRYRRDDRDRSRSRERHSSRRDEDRYRSRRRSYSRSRSRSRTRSPHRHRHRSASRSRSRSRDRRDRDRSRSRDRGDRGERRSYREDRHGGDHRGSGRPRSPDVVQVGMVRPDRTGRRVLAGL, from the exons ATGGAAGACGACAGGGAAATGCGCGGCGACGAACCTATGGCTCCGGAAGCTGGAGATCGAT ATCGAAGGGACGATAGAgacaggagcaggagcCGAGAACGCCACAGCAGCAGACGCGATGAGGACCGTTACCGAAGC CGTCGCAGATCTTACTCTCGTTCCCGCTCGCGCTCTCGAACTCGTTCTCCTCATCGACACCGACATCGTTCCGCATCTCGTTCCCGATCTCGCTCTCGCGACAGACGGGACAGGGACCGCTCTCGATCTCGTGACCGAGGAGACCGTGGGGAACGACGAAGCTACAGGGAAGACCGCCATGGTGGTGACCACCGTGGCAGCGGTCGACCTCGTTCTCCCGACGTGGTTCAGGTAGGTATGGTGCGCCCCGACAGGActgggagaagagtgttGGCGGGCCTATGA
- a CDS encoding catalase, with the protein MSARNLAAGTPYRRNLSPANGSHFDAPPVSSTSDSADSTRSVGYTPVPTGERSYSGLLHGTISKVFRKGGQETVAPEESTPFSSSKADSEPARFNGCPYMNGSIPQTPTPKSTPKSASVAAPIPLPPPSAARLKGQKQNGSIPQMNGNSLADDVEKLTVRSYEKDRDLKSQDVVYTTSNGVPVPHPYATQRAGVNGPLLLQDFHLIDLLSHFDRERIPERVVHAKGSGAHGTWECTDGLEDLCLASMFQRGVTCPLTIRFSTVGGESGSPDLARDPRGFAVKFRTAEGNWDFVANNTPVFFLRDPAKFPHFIHTQKRDPATHLGGGDDSTMFWDYLSQNPESIHQLMILMSDRGIPAGWRHMHGYYGHTLKIVNDNGDWVYVQFHLISDQGNKFFTSEEASTKSPDWGQKDLYEAIERGEYPSWTMKVQVMTQEQAEEAWERKRINVFDLTHVWPHADYPLRTVGKVTLNNNPSNYFAEVEQATFNPAHMIPGVEPSADPVLQARLFSYPDAHRHRVGPNYQQLPVNQSATPYATGNFQRDGAMAFYNQGGRPAYLSSIEPIKFQERRVNLNKVHGQFIGEAVSYLSEIRPEDFNAPRALWQKVFSDESKERFIQTVAGHMSTCKRKEIIARQIAIFRQVSPDLGARLEKATGVRGYGSIEGMSFNGTHNGFGIKRGANGLRQDAEVVFNNGAPQKTQKAR; encoded by the exons ATGTCTGCTCGTAACCTCGCCGCTGGTACCCCGTACCGCAGGAACCTATCGCCAGCCAATGGTTCACATTTCGATGCTCCGCCAGTATCATCTACTTCCGACTCTGCTGATTCGACACGTTCTGTTGGCTATACTCCTGTGCCAACGGGCGAGCGCTCCTATTCCGGTTTACTTCACGGCACAATATCCAAAGTTTTCCGCAAGGGCGGTCAAGAAACCGTTGCACCTGAGGAATCTACCCCTTTCAGCTCTTCAAAGGCAGACTCTGAGCCGGCTCGCTTCAATGGCTGCCCTTACATGAACGGTAGCATTCCTCAAACTCCGACACCAAAGTCGACGCCCAAATCAGCTTCAGTTGCGGCTCCTATTCCTTTGCCCCCTCCCTCTGCTGCGCGTCTGAAGGGCCAAAAGCAAAATGGTTCAATCCCTCAGATGAATGGCAACTCTCTTGCGGACGACGTGGAAAAGTTGACCGTTCGATCATATGAGAAGGATAGGGACCTTAAGTCCCAAGACGT TGTCTACACCACATCCAACGGTGTTCCTGTCCCCCATCCGTATGCCACTCAACGTGCTGGTGTTAACGGTCCCCTCCTTTTGCAAGACTTCCACTTGATTGATTTGCTCTCTCACTTTGATCGCGAAAG GATTCCCGAACGAGTGGTTCATGCCAAGGGCTCAGGTGCCCATGGCACCTGGGAGTGTACCGACGGCCTAGAAGACCTCTGTCTCGCCAGCATGTTCCAAAGGGGTGTTACTTGCCCTTTGACTATTCGATTTTCAACTGTCGGGGGAGAGTCGGGATCTCCTGATCTTGCCCG TGATCCTCGTGGGTTTGCTGTCAAATTTAGAACAGCTGAGGGTAACTGGGACTTTGTCGCGAATAACACTCCCGTTTTCTTCT TGCGCGACCCGGCCAAATTCCCTCACTTCATCCACACTCAGAAGCGGGACCCAGCCACCCACCTTGGTGGCGGAGATGATTCCACCATGTTCTGGGACTACCTTTCTCAGAATCCTGAATCCATCCACCAGCTCATG ATACTCATGTCTGACCGAGGTATTCCCGCCGGGTGGCGTCACATGCATGGCTACTATGGGCACACCCTCAAGATTGTTAATGACAACGGCGACTGGGTTTATGTCCAattccatctcatctctgaCCAGGGCAACAAGTTCTTCACGAGTGAGGAGGCATCTACCAAATCACCTGATTGGGGCCAGAAGGACTTGTACGAGGCTATTGAGCGTGGAGA GTATCCATCTTGGACGATGAAGGTCCAAGTTATGACGCAAGAACAAGCCGAGGAGGCATGGGAAAGGAAGCGAATCAATGTCTTTGACTTGACCCATGTCTGGCCACATGCAGATTATCCACTCAGGACTGTTGGCAAGGTCACCTTGAACAATAACCCTAGT AACTACTTTGCTGAGGTTGAGCAAGCAACATTCAACCCTGCTCATATGATCCCAGGTGTGGAACCCTCTGCCGACCCTGTACTCCAAGCGAGACTCTTCTCTTACCCTGACGCCCACCGCCACCGTGTTGGTCCCAACTACCAACAACTCCCAGTCAACCAATCGGCCACCCCTTACGCAACGGGCAACTTCCAACGCGATGGTGCTATGGCTTTCTACAATCAGGGTGGAAGACCGGCCTATCTTTCTAGTATCGAGCCCATTAAGTTCCAAGAGAGGCGAGTCAACCTTAACAAAGTGCATGGTCAATTCATCGGTGAAGCCGTTAGTTACCTCAGTGAGATCCGTCCTGAGGACTTTAACGCACCTCGCGCCCTTTGGCAGAAAGTGTTCAGCGATGAATCCAAGGAACGTTTCATTCAGACCGTTGCTGGGCACATGTCTACCTGCAAGCGCAAGGAGATTATTGCTCGTCAAATTGCCATTTTCCGACAAGTATCGCCTGATCTCGGCGCTCGTCTCGAGAAAGCCACCGGTGTCAGAGGTTATGGGAGTATTGAAGGCATGTCTTTCAACGGTACTCATAATGGCTTTGGTATTAAACGTGGGGCGAATGGCCTTCGACAAGATGCAGAGGTTGTATTCAATAATGGTGCTCCTCAGAAGACTCAGAAGGCTCGTTGA
- a CDS encoding GabA permease encodes MSLQEDIRPASLRSDPDDVTGSDGGHSNKKPTTSLTRIEAVGDAQPDNEFSVMGYTPQLKRNRGQLTIQTMLLSLFAVPFGISSGFYTAMIGGGPASLVWGFILVGCLQECVAVSLGEICSRFPTSGGPYYWSYALAPPSIRTMLSYVTGWLYMLAIWMLDLGTHYGTAILIVGAINIYYPDWTAPVWVTLVICYGLYVLSTLMTWKGHRWVPMLDTVNAVFTGICLVAIVASILGIAAEGRRSASFVFTHYDWSYSGWGRGFTFCIGLLPGCFVMCGIGFISSMSEEVAVPTKQIPRAMVIGIPVAILSGLVFILGCLFTLPDIDKLLNAPGGSPMPVILATATGSKAGGVALLSLIISNAAIACIANQYISSRTTWSFSRDHALPKSRLWSAVTEHSQPRNALIVSTIIQMLIALIGLGSSSAFNAFLNVGIIGVDLAYGMPIAISLCSGRKLVKDAPWYTGFLGKVCNIISVLWISFSLVLFSMPIAIPVDAVSANYAPLVLVFFMGFSALWYIIQARKVYKGPPPVDFLVSLDIPELPERDDQ; translated from the exons ATGTCTCTCCAAGAAGATATTCGACCAGCCTCTCTCCGATCGGATCCGGACGATGTTACAGGTTCGGATGGGGGCCACAGCAACAAGAAACCAACAACCTCCTTGACGAGAATTGAGGCTGTCGGAGACGCACAACCCGATAATGAGTTTTCTGTAATGGGCTACACGCCGCAGTTGAAAAGG AATCGTGGGCAGCTCACGATTCAGACTATGCTTTTGTCAT TGTTTGCCGTGCCGTTTGGAATATCGTCAGGCTTTTACACTGCCATGATCGGCGGTGGCCCTGCATCTCTGGTCTGGGGCTTCATCCTGGTAGGATGCCTTCAAGAATGCGTAGCAGTCTCGCTGGGAGAAATTTGCTCTCGTTTCCCCACCTCTGG TGGGCCTTATTACTGGTCTTATGCTCTGGCTCCCCCGAGCATTCGAACCATGTTAAGTTATGTCACTGGATGGCTTTATATGCTTGCTATCTGGATGTTAGACCTTGGTACCCATTACGGTACTGCCATCTTAATCGTAGGCGCCATCAACATCTACTATCCCGACT GGACTGCACCTGTCTGGGTAACGCTTGTCATTTGCTATGGTCTGTATGTCTTATCCACTTTGATGACTTGGAAGGGCCATCGCTGGGTCCCTATGCTTGAT ACTGTCAACGCAGTGTTCACCGGCATTTGCTTGGTGGCAATTGTCGCAAGTATATTAGGCATCGCTGCTGAAGGTAGACGGTCAGCGTCTTTCGTTTTTACTCATTATGACTGGAGTTACTCCGG CTGGGGCAGAGGTTTTACCTTCTGCATCGGCTTGCTACCAGGCTGCTTCGTCATGTGTGGTATTGgtttcatctcttccatgtcTGAAGAAGTTGCTGTCCCTACCAAGCAA ATTCCTAGGGCAATGGTTATTGGTATTCCTGTGGCTATCCTTTCTGGCTTAGTTTTCATCCTCGGCTGTCTCTTCACCCTTCCAGATATTGATAAGCTATTGAACGCCCCTGGTGGCTCTCCTATGCCAGTCATCCTGGCCACTGCCACTGGAAGCAAAGCTGGTGGTGTCGCGTTACTATCTTTGATCATATCGAACGCTGCTATCGCTTG CATCGCCAACCAGTACATTTCTTCTCGAACCACATGGTCTT TCTCTCGTGATCATGCCCTTCCCAAAAGTCGCTTATGGTCTGCTGTTACTGAGCATTCACAGCCTAGGAATGCCCTCATAGTGTCCA CTATTATTCAGATGCTCATTGCCCTAATCGGCCTCGgttcatcctccgccttcaATGCCTTCTTGAACGTCGGTATTATAGGAGTCGACCTGGCTTATGGAATGCCAATTGCCATCAGCCTTTGTTCGGGGCGCAAGTTAGTGAAGGATGCCCCTTGGTACACTGGGTTCCTCGGAAAGGTCTGCAATATCATCTCTGTCCTCTGGATTTCGTTCTCCTTGgttcttttctccatgcCCATTGCCATTCCGGTTGATGCTGTTTCGGCAAACTATGCCCCTCTGGTGCTGGTGTTTTTCATGGGTTTCTCCGCATTGTGGTACATCAT TCAAGCTCGGAAAGTCTATAAGGGACCCCCTCCTGTCGACTTCCTTGTGTCTTTGGATATCCCTGAGCTCCCTGAACGAGATGACCAATGA
- a CDS encoding maltose O-acetyltransferase produces the protein MSSAPHLTNKLIPPPEEGEDPTQLSLMISAKPYLAGDKYLDRLRNRGAITLDEITRTPDHAERMELWKKFANIGEGVSITQRFFCEYGFNLHLEGENFVGANCTFVDVCPIYIGKRTMVGPDVKIYTPDHPISPEARSGLAGEEWGKSVRIEEDCWICGSAIILPGVTIGKGSTVAAGAVVTKSVPPRSLVMGNPARVVKKILEDGTIVKA, from the exons ATGTCCTCTGCTCCTCACCTTACCAACAAGCTTATTCCACCTccggaagaaggtgaagacCCTACCCAGTTGTCTTTGATGATTTCCGCCAAACCGTACCTTGCCGGTGACAAGTACCTTGACCGTCTTCGCAATCGTGGTGCCATCACACTCGATGAAATCACGAGGACGCCGGATCATGCGGAGCGCATGGAgttgtggaagaagtttgCCAACATAGGCGAGGGTGTATCGATCACTCAAAGGTTCTTCTGCGAATAT GGCTTCAATTTGCATCTTGAAGGGGAGAACTTCGTCGGAGCTAACTGTACATTCGTTGATGTCTGCCCAA TTTACATCGGCAAGAGAACAATGGTTGGTCCAGACGTCAAGATATACACTCCCGACCATCCTATTTCTCCCGAAGCTCGAAGTGGCTTGGCCGGTGAGGAGTGGGGCAAGTCCGTAAGGATTGAGGAAGACTGTTGGATATGTGGTTCTGCTATCATCTTGCCTGGGGTTACCATCGGCAAGGGAAGCactgttgctgctggaGCTGTAGTCACCAAAAGTGTCCCTCCAAGGAGTTTGGTCATGGGTAATCCTGCTCGTgttgtgaagaagattctAGAAGACGGTACCATTGTTAAGGCTTAA
- a CDS encoding NAD-binding Rossmann fold oxidoreductase, which produces MPINVALLGGGIFAVDAHLPALAKLGTLASLKAVWSRSESSSTKAAEAWKSLTGQQVTRYSEDGSDDLENLLSRKDIDAVIIALPILSQANVIARALQAGKHVLSEKPVAKDVATAAKMLQDYQENFQAQGLVWRVAENWEVEPAHIFAAQALKAGRIGNLNTFSISSVLFVDNENNKYFETEWRKKPQHQGGYLLDAGVHNAGVLRTVLPSPITHVSAHTALNNEHLPPYDWLSVITRSEPSNIHGQMLIDYGARGREPVWELRLTGSDGEIYSEDVNDNGVDSIKVQVRSGKFGRTNTEVKIFPKTGVYEEQRRFFEAIAGKPDEYGSVQGALNDVALIQVALTSNGNEVAINTMK; this is translated from the exons ATGCCTATCAACGTCGCCTTGCTTGGTGGAGGTATCTTCGCCGTTGACG CCCACCTTCCCGCTCTTGCAAAGCTTGGTACCCTCGCCTCACTCAAAGCCGTCTGGTCTCGTTCTGAGTCGTCATCGACTAAGGCCGCCGAAGCATGGAAATCTCTTACAGGCCAGCAGGTCACTAGATACAGCGAGGATGGATCTGATGATCTAGAAAATCTTCTCTCTAGGAAAGATATCGACGCTGTCATTATTGCGCTTCCAATTCTTTCCCAAGCCAATGTAATTGCAAGAGCCCTTCAAGCCGGAAAGCATGTATTGTCAGAGAAACCTGTTGCCAAAGACGTTGCTACCGCAGCCAAGATGCTTCAGGATTATCAGGAGAACTTTCAGGCTCAAGGTCTT GTATGGAGGGTGGCTGAGAATTGGGAAGTCGAGCCCGCCCACATCTTCGCTGCGCAAGCCTTGAAGGCAGGTCGAATTGGGAACCTCAACACTTTCTCCATCAGCTCTGTCTTATTCGTCGACAACGAAAATAATAAGTACTTTGAGACGGAATGGCGAAAGAAACCTCAGCATCAAGGAGGTTATTTGCTGGACGCAGGTGTG CATAACGCCGGTGTTCTTCGTACCGTTCTTCCATCGCCAATAACCCATGTTTCCGCCCACACAGCCCTTAACAACGAACACTTGCCCCCGTACGATTGGCTATCTGTCATCACCCGTTCCGAACCCAGCAATATACATGGGCAGATGTTGATCGACTATGGTGCTCGTGGTAGAGAACCTGTGTGGGAATTGCGACTGACTGGCTCGGACGGGGAGATCTATTCGGAGGACGTAAATGACAATGGTGTGGACTCCATCAAGGTTCAAGTTCGTTCTGGTAAATTTGGAAGGACAAACACAGAGGTCAAGATATTCCCGAAGACCGGAGTTTACGAAGAGCAGCGACGTTTCTTTGAGGCCATTGCTGGCAAACCAGATG AATATGGGTCGGTGCAAGGTGCTCTGAATGATGTTGCGTTGATACAAGTTGCTTTGACTTCGAATGGCAATGAAGTAGCCATCAATACTATGAAGTAA
- a CDS encoding iron donor protein CyaY: protein MIAHSARGSPFFFLRTASSRTFVTSLPRRAQPPPPPPTSTLSHSEYEHVSERDMETLNESLEMFCEDFGNGNWEIEYSSGVLNLTLPPYGTYVLNKQPPNLQIWMSSPVSGPSRFEYVDGSWVHHRKEGVRLGELLSGELKEILEKSGNEEAAGGWEGVGLP, encoded by the exons ATGATCGCTCATTCTGCTCGAGGTTCTccgttcttttttttgagGACAGCATCCTCGAGGACGTTTGTCacttcccttcctcgtcgagctcaacctcctccacc ACCTCCGACATCGACGCTTTCGCACAGCGAATACGAACATGTCTCTGAGCGAGATATGGAGACATTAAATGAAAGCCTGGAGATGTTCTGCGAAGATTTTGGGAATGGGAACTGGGAAATTGAGTATTCT TCTGGCGTCCTCAACCTTACCCTTCCCCCATACGGCACATATGTCCTCAACAAACAGCCCCCCAACCTTCAAATCTGGATGTCGTCTCCCGTCTCCGGTCCTTCACGTTTTGAATATGTTGATGGCAGCTGGGTACATCATCGGAAAGAAGGTGTCAGACTAGGAGAATTATTGAGCGGGGAGCTGAAAGAGATCTTGGAGAAAAGTGggaatgaagaggctgCTGGGGGTTGGGAGGGTGTCGGCTTACCATAG